A stretch of DNA from Acanthochromis polyacanthus isolate Apoly-LR-REF ecotype Palm Island chromosome 21, KAUST_Apoly_ChrSc, whole genome shotgun sequence:
GTATGAATCTGTAAAAGAGGGAAATAAAAAGAGCGTATTGACGGCGAAAAACTAGTAATGTAGAGGCACAAATACTAATTTCAGCGGTTAATTTTGAGAGAGCTTTGCTTGCACCGAGGGAAAACGGTTTTACTGCTGTTTCGTCACATCACAGCATGCTGTTAAATGCAGTGCAGCGGGTGTTAGAAATTGTTTCATGTGTCATGAATTCCTGTTGCTCACCATTAACACATAATGAAGTCATTGTGGCATCAAATTCAGTTTCCGTTacataaaaaaaagagcatttaaTACTGATGCTTTTAATCAGCTTCTGGTACAAACAGAATCTCACAATAATGCACACATGACACACAATATGAAgctattttttaatcaaatttgtGATAATCCTGCAGTCTATGTGGCACATTTACAGACATGTTTAAGCTTATAAACTGATTTCTGTTGTTTACCAAAGAGATAAAGTCAAGTGAGACTCAGTTGCATTTAAAAACcatatgttttattaaaaatgtcatgttcGTGACAGAGAATGAATTAGAATTTAAATGAGATGGGATTTTCAGGCTGATCAAATGTGCATGAATCGTTTTCTGATTCTTTCTTTCAAGAGTAGGCCTCAAAAATTCCTCAACAGAAGCATAAAGGAGGGTTTTATTATCTCACTCTGAATTGTTTTGCTCTagctttatttcatttgttgtcaAGCGACACAATAAAGGTGCATTTGAATTACATCTAAAGAGGAAAACATGAAGGACAGTCAGACCCCAGAGAAACAGATTAATAGAATTAGTTACCGGCCCACCTCACAGAGAGGCTGAAACTCTAATTGAATATCTTATGAGACAATCATACAATATCCCTGGCTGACTATTATATCCCTGGCAGAGTAAGCTCTAAGCTGTGGTTATAGTTGTTGGGCAGCATTATCAGCTCAGTCAATATGGATAGTCGGTGAGCAGCTGCCCTCTGCAGCAGACATCCTCTGTTCACACCGGCTATGTTTACTCTATAGAGGATTCAATAGTCATTTCCTTCTCAGTCTAGAAAAGAGCAAGAACATGTGAGTTCAGGGGGTTAAtgaatttctgctgttttcttcctCAGTCCCTGTGTGATACGTTTAAAAAGGCAGCTTAGAGTTACACTTTATACCAGGAATTGCCAGCTGGGATTAAATCACAGTTCAGCCTGAGAAGCACACAGACAGTTACACAAAGCTTTTGAAAGGATCAGTGTGATACCAACCGCCAGTGTGATTTTTATGGGAGAGAAATATCCAGAATGACACGAAAACATTCAGTCTTATTGGCTTTAATCAACGACTGCagtttgaaaataaatatgcaTGGTAAAGGTACTATGGAGTTCTTCATGCATGCAGTCTACAAATGACTAAACAGTTTTTTTGGCAAGAAAAATTCTGAATCAGCATCTGTGTTGAGTCAGTACATTGTGAAACACACTTTAAAGCTGAGTCAAGGCTCAATATCACAGAAACTGAATCAGTGTTACTTTCATTAGATATTTCCATAATCTGTCTCTCTGCAGTTTAATTGCTCTCAGATGCAGTAAAACGTCATTTTTGATAGCAACAATGAACTTGTCAACAGACTCTTTCATAAATCTTTCATCTTCAGCTGGAGAACGATTTCTGAGCACTCACAGTGGTCCAAACCACTTCGACTCCCAACAAGTAGGTTCAAACTTAAAGTGGCTGCTTTTTGCAATTCGTGGTAAATCTGAGTGTCTCTGGTTCCATTTCTATGAGGCTTTGAAGAACAGAAgagctgttttctgtgtttctcaaGAGCTGGTTGAAGGATCCTACAAATGGGGAGAGTGAGGACATGGATTTGCTGCTTTATCCAGAATCCCTGCCTTGGGCAATAAAGGCTACAAAACCTCTAATACCCCCATCCCCTTAGAGAACATATATAGCAGCATGTTGACGATGGTGAGCAAACCAGAAGATGGTGAGGCAGTAACTTCAGAAATAATATGCGAGGATCAGTGTGATGTCAGAACATTGACAGAGAGGTGCCATGGAAAcatcaaggtttttttttttctttctttcatggtAGCATCAGGTGGGATTTGTGCTTCTATCGCCTACCTGTtcaggaaaaaaagtcatagcaccAAGCATGCTCATGTTCTCTCCTATTTATGTGAGTTTACAGTGCGATTCACCGAAAATCAGACCCTAGTGAAAATCCTAAAACACCTCTCTGTGAATAATGTAGgcagttttacatatttttctagGGTGATTTTCACTCAGTGACACCAACAAACAGCTTATAGTGTGAATCATTATCCAGCAGCAGAGACCCTTCAGTGTAAGCCTATAATGAGCAtagaggtggcagcatcattagtGGAGAGTCAGGGTTCCTGTGATCTCCTCTCATATGATTGAACCATTGctgaaatgaccaaaagttTTTTACAAGATAATCTCTAAATATAAACATTGGTGATGTTTTGTGTCAATTaccttaattttgaaaatgcctgttttttttctcagttcagATTCATCACAGTGTCTCTGCAGGACTGCTAACATGAATGAGAGTAATCTTGTTGAGTGGTCAAGGGGTCATTTGCAAAAGTCTAATTTAAGAGAAAAAGGAACCAATTAGGCGacaaagatttttctttttaaacatctCAAATCTATAACATTCATCAATGGTGGGACAGCAGATGTCTAATTTCAGTTTCTTGAGCTTTTAAGTGAAGCCACAAAACATTTACCCAGGAACTGTATGGATCCATTTACTGGTTTTGTCACAAACTGCATACAAAATATGATACAGGCTTAtaaaaaaaagtacagtatTTCTGCAAATTAAATGATCTAACAGTAAATCATATAATTAAAATGAACTCCATGGTAAAATTACACATGAATGTATCAAAATAAATGATCTTACAGTGTAATTTATCATAGTGTAACACCCAAAGGGACCATAATTGTGTCCTAAAGACTTGTTTTTTAAGGTGTGTGTACCAATAGGGTGATGCATTTTGAATAATTGGGTCACCCTGTGGACAGATACGTATTATGGAGCTATCTTTACATTCTATTAAACTATCCACTTTGCTCCActatagatttttatttttcttcttttttccttcatgAGCCTACAAGAAAGAATATTGCAGCAGCATGGAGTAAACAACGGCAGTCATTAGTTAAGAATTTTCTGAAGTTTTGACTATGATATGGCGGTTTAATTTAGTTTCAGTGAAGAATTAGCAGATGAATTATAATGTAATCATATTGTCTCACACTACCTCAGCATGCCAGCTAATTATCTTCATTTATGCTGTCTTGGTCTTGATTACAAGCGAGTATGCTcattagtttttctcttttcaggtATCTGGCCATTCGCTACCCGCTGCGCTCCAGAGAGCTACGAACTCCTTGCAATGCagtggttgccatggtgattATCTGGGGTCTTTCCCTGGTCTTTGCAGGTCCTTATCTCAGCTACTACGACCTGATAGATTTCAACAACAGCACTGTGTGCATCCCCGGCTGGGAGGAACAGAACCGGAAGGTGCTGGACACGTGCACCTTCCTGGTCGGCTACGTCATCCCCGTGCTCATCGTGAGTCTCTCCTACACTCGAACCATCAAGTACCTGTGGACGGCTGTTGATCCGTTAGACGGCATGTCAGAATCCAAAAGGGCCAAACGCAAAGTTACCAAAATGATCATCATCGTCACCGTGCTCTTCTGCATATGCTGGCTGCCGTACCATGTTGTGATACTGTGCTACCTGTATGGAGACTTCCCTTTCAATCAGACCACCTATGCCTTCAGGCTGCTCTCCCACTGCATGGCCTACGCCAACTCCTGCGTCAACCCCATCGTCTACGCTCTGGTGTCCAAGCACTTCCGCAAAGGTTTCAAGAAGGTGTTCAGCTGCATCCTCAGCAAAAAAGGGAGAAATAAGGTTCACGTGGTTCACGTAGCCAACACTGTGCCCGGGTTTGAAGCAGGTTCGACGGAAGTTTCACAGATGAACGAAGAGAACATGCGGCAGAACGAATGTGAAATGACTAACAGGCCGACCGTGGAGCCGAGAGAAGCGACGGTGACCCTGAATTTGCcgtttcagcagcagacttgacaAGTGATCCAGTCTGGCTGACAGTCTCAGTACAGATGGCCTTATGTGAAAGACATTTCAGCTAATATTTAGAAACTTGTTATCGTGATTGAACATTTTTGTGGCAAACAGGAAGGACACCAATGATTCGAAGATATATATGACTGGAGCATATAAAGTCCACaactaaaatgtatttctttcatCATGTCTGTAGGTTGTTAGTTGTCCAGTGCAATCTTTGAAACTTCAGTGAAaagcagctggacttctctttaaggtttttgaagatgtttcatctCTCAACCAAGAGGCTTCTCCAGTTTATCATAACAAATGTTCTAAACAGTTTATGAGAAAGTTAGAAAGGTTCGTTTGTTTCCACTATTTGCCTTAACCATGGCTTGCACTTTTATTCAAgctgaagtgtttgtgtttgagaattCGCAGTATTCTGACACTTTAAAGGGCAGCAAGGAATGTCTCCCATAATGTTacagtttgttttccttttttcttaaATGGCTCCAAAGATGTTCAAAGGTTGCCAGCTGTAGAGATAAATCCATGTAATTCAGCACCACCTGCCGTTTTGTTCGACATCAAACTGCTCTGGCTGTTGGTTTTTGATCACTGTACAGTTCAGGAACATACATCACAAGGATTCCTCTTCAAAACAGTGCTTCTCCTCCGCCGATGTGAAGCCCACCCTGTGCGACTTATCAACAGACGACCCATCACCCAACCACAGCATCTCCAACACCATGCTTACATGCAGGTTTGATGTTCAGGTATCTTTCTTGTGGTATTTTCCTTACATTAACCCAACCGCAACTGTGATCTTAGTTTTAAATCTGCCAGTCAGTTATTAAGGTTGCAGCTTTTGTGAGTGGCGCAGGGCATTACCTTGGTCTGATTGTTTTCTATCTTGCATGCAGATGCTGTTCTGTCTTGTCAAGATATTATttgtataaataaatgtgttaagTGATGTAACACTTtgagaaaaatgtgcaaaacagaCATTCATACAGATTTCAGTTTTATCCCAGCACTGAAGATCTCGAAGTTTGGACTGCAATACACCCTGTTGTACAAACTTAAATAATCAGATAACTGGAGAAAAATGATTTCCCTAAATAAGTCCTGTTAAACTCTGGACACACTATTTTTGCTTTACTTGTATTTTGTAATGATTGTATTCATGGCATGTTACAGTATGATCTATTTAAATTAATATGTTTATCAACGAGTGCACTTATG
This window harbors:
- the galr2b gene encoding galanin receptor 2b — protein: MSDFEDFGKLGGQANVSESYQLNPTSVIVSVVFSLIFLLGTIGNSLVLAVLLRSGQLGYNTTNLFILNLSVADFFFIIFCVPFQATIYSLEGWVFGSFMCKVVHFFINLTMYASSFTLAAVSVDRYLAIRYPLRSRELRTPCNAVVAMVIIWGLSLVFAGPYLSYYDLIDFNNSTVCIPGWEEQNRKVLDTCTFLVGYVIPVLIVSLSYTRTIKYLWTAVDPLDGMSESKRAKRKVTKMIIIVTVLFCICWLPYHVVILCYLYGDFPFNQTTYAFRLLSHCMAYANSCVNPIVYALVSKHFRKGFKKVFSCILSKKGRNKVHVVHVANTVPGFEAGSTEVSQMNEENMRQNECEMTNRPTVEPREATVTLNLPFQQQT